A part of Pirellulales bacterium genomic DNA contains:
- a CDS encoding efflux RND transporter periplasmic adaptor subunit: protein MATETKTDRDPVPPTERVAQPVQSSGGHHAAAGRRAADGSLLSDRVKSLQLPANVTAGRFRWRSLIKWLVVLVVIGGAIVAGQRILGGGKTDDAKSAPVSQAAAQSAGQPGATAPDPAAGDVVLESKGYIIPVHEILVSPKISGMIEKLDIIEGQHVEQGKVLAVLESVDYKADMDHWQAMLDSAKQRLLELEHGSRPEEIEEARNDAAEAKEQLTQLKSTWERTKRLHDTGTRVVTDNEYEISESAYLAMVRRVERLTSAYNLMKLGPRVEKIDAARADVALAQADYDKAKWRFDNCIVRAPVSGTVLKKNAEEGNIVNPIVFNGSYSICTMANLADLEVDLTIQERDISNVFVNQRCKVHTDAYPDRICDGFVSRLMPTADRAKGAIPVRVKLKIPPEEEGVYLKPEMGAVVSFYKKG from the coding sequence ATGGCAACCGAAACGAAGACCGACCGCGATCCAGTTCCGCCGACCGAACGCGTGGCGCAGCCCGTGCAGTCGTCCGGCGGTCATCATGCTGCCGCAGGGCGACGCGCCGCCGATGGCAGTTTGCTATCCGACCGCGTGAAATCGCTGCAACTGCCCGCGAATGTCACCGCCGGCCGCTTCCGCTGGCGGTCGCTCATCAAATGGCTGGTTGTACTGGTCGTCATCGGCGGCGCGATCGTCGCCGGCCAGCGAATTCTCGGCGGCGGCAAGACCGACGATGCTAAATCGGCCCCCGTCTCCCAAGCGGCTGCGCAATCCGCCGGCCAACCTGGTGCGACGGCGCCGGATCCCGCTGCGGGGGACGTCGTCCTCGAATCCAAGGGCTACATCATTCCCGTCCACGAGATCCTCGTCAGCCCGAAGATCTCGGGAATGATCGAGAAGCTCGACATCATCGAAGGCCAGCATGTAGAGCAAGGAAAGGTGCTGGCGGTATTGGAGAGCGTCGATTACAAGGCCGACATGGATCATTGGCAGGCAATGCTCGACAGCGCCAAGCAGCGGCTCTTGGAACTGGAGCACGGCAGTCGGCCGGAGGAGATTGAAGAGGCCCGCAACGACGCGGCCGAAGCGAAAGAGCAGCTCACCCAGTTGAAGTCAACCTGGGAGCGAACCAAGCGATTGCACGACACGGGCACTCGGGTGGTGACCGACAACGAATACGAAATCTCGGAGAGCGCGTATCTGGCGATGGTACGGCGCGTCGAGCGATTGACAAGCGCTTACAACCTGATGAAGCTCGGCCCGCGGGTCGAGAAAATCGATGCGGCCCGCGCCGACGTCGCGCTCGCTCAGGCCGACTACGACAAAGCTAAATGGCGATTCGACAATTGCATCGTTCGCGCGCCCGTCTCGGGCACGGTCCTCAAGAAGAACGCCGAGGAGGGGAACATCGTCAACCCGATCGTGTTCAATGGCTCCTACAGCATCTGCACGATGGCGAACCTCGCCGATCTGGAAGTGGACCTGACCATTCAGGAGCGCGACATCTCGAACGTATTCGTCAACCAGCGCTGTAAGGTCCACACCGACGCCTATCCCGATCGCATTTGCGACGGCTTCGTGTCGCGGCTGATGCCGACAGCCGATCGGGCCAAGGGAGCGATCCCCGTGCGCGTGAAGCTCAAGATCCCGCCCGAGGAGGAAGGCGTCTATCTCAAGCCCGAGATGGGCGCGGTCGTGTCGTTTTACAAGAAGGGCTGA
- a CDS encoding ABC transporter ATP-binding protein: MNIVRVSGVHKFFTRGSEQVDVLNDLTLSVPDGEFMALMGPSGSGKTTLLNLIAGLDRPSQGEVWVGEELISRMSESQLARWRTRHIGFVFQFYHLLSVLSAYENVELPLLLLPISASARRRQVLTALELVGLGHRMHHRPGQLSGGQQQRVGIARAIVTDPTLIVADEPTGDLDAKSAEEILDLLTELHTTLQKTIILVTHDIRAANRAHRILHLEKGQLVADEPTRIMASLAP; the protein is encoded by the coding sequence ATGAATATAGTTCGGGTTAGCGGCGTGCATAAGTTCTTCACGCGCGGGAGCGAGCAGGTCGACGTGCTCAACGATCTGACGCTCAGCGTGCCCGACGGCGAGTTCATGGCCCTGATGGGCCCGAGCGGCTCGGGGAAGACTACGCTCTTGAACCTGATCGCCGGGCTCGATCGGCCGAGTCAGGGAGAGGTTTGGGTCGGCGAGGAGTTGATCTCGCGGATGTCGGAGAGCCAATTGGCCCGCTGGCGCACCCGGCATATCGGCTTCGTGTTTCAGTTCTATCATTTGCTCTCGGTGCTGAGCGCTTATGAGAACGTCGAGCTGCCATTGCTGTTGCTGCCGATCTCCGCGTCGGCGCGGCGGCGGCAGGTGCTGACCGCGCTGGAACTTGTCGGCCTCGGCCATCGCATGCACCATCGACCCGGCCAGCTTTCCGGCGGCCAGCAGCAGCGCGTCGGCATCGCACGCGCGATTGTTACCGATCCGACCCTGATCGTCGCCGACGAGCCGACCGGCGATCTCGATGCCAAAAGCGCCGAGGAGATTCTCGATCTTCTGACGGAACTGCACACCACGCTGCAAAAGACCATCATCCTTGTCACGCACGATATCCGCGCCGCGAATCGCGCTCACCGCATTTTGCACCTGGAAAAGGGTCAACTCGTGGCCGACGAACCGACCCGGATCATGGCGTCGCTGGCGCCGTGA
- a CDS encoding ABC transporter permease, with protein sequence MQFIRLILKNLRRNLLRTTLTSLGTILLVFVVTLVWSILSFLDQATAEKSNNFKAIITERWQIPSRMPFAYAAALADGGARHPEDVRPLDSMSWQFYGGTVDPGKMTRESMMFAFALEPKKLATMMDDLDSLPPPEARELQENIKKLETNKRGIIIGSERLTALNKRVGERVKIFSMNYKDIDLEFDIVGTFPDGRYNQTAAMNRDYLNDAIDDYPRTHAGQRHAMADNSLNLVWLRVADSNSFQRIAGQIMASPNFTSPAVKCETASSGIASFLDAYKDLIWGMRWLLSPAILFTLSLILANAISINVRERRMEVAVFKVLGFRPGHILALVIGEAVTIGALSGLTSAAATYFVINKGLGGLKFPIAFFPAFLIPIEAIWWGLAIGAFTSLAGSILPAWTACRIRVSEVFARVA encoded by the coding sequence ATGCAATTCATCCGCCTCATCCTGAAAAACCTTCGCCGCAACCTGCTGCGAACAACGCTGACCTCGCTCGGCACGATATTGCTCGTGTTCGTGGTGACGCTGGTCTGGTCGATCCTCTCGTTTCTCGATCAGGCGACGGCCGAGAAGAGCAACAACTTCAAGGCGATCATCACCGAGCGCTGGCAAATCCCCAGCCGGATGCCATTCGCCTATGCCGCGGCGCTCGCCGACGGCGGCGCGCGGCATCCCGAAGACGTCCGCCCGCTGGATTCGATGAGCTGGCAGTTCTACGGCGGCACGGTCGATCCGGGGAAGATGACTCGCGAGAGCATGATGTTCGCCTTTGCTCTCGAACCGAAGAAGCTGGCCACGATGATGGACGACCTCGATTCGCTTCCGCCCCCCGAGGCCCGCGAGTTGCAGGAGAACATCAAGAAGCTCGAGACGAACAAGCGCGGGATCATCATCGGCAGCGAGCGATTGACGGCGCTCAATAAGCGCGTCGGCGAGCGGGTCAAGATCTTCAGCATGAATTACAAGGACATCGATCTGGAGTTCGACATCGTCGGCACGTTTCCCGACGGCCGTTACAATCAAACGGCCGCGATGAATCGCGACTACCTAAACGACGCGATCGACGACTATCCGCGGACCCACGCCGGCCAGCGGCATGCAATGGCCGACAACAGCCTGAATCTCGTCTGGCTCCGCGTGGCCGATTCGAATTCATTCCAACGGATTGCCGGTCAGATCATGGCATCGCCAAATTTCACGAGCCCGGCCGTGAAGTGCGAGACGGCATCGTCGGGCATCGCTTCGTTTCTCGATGCGTACAAGGACCTGATCTGGGGCATGCGCTGGCTCCTTTCGCCGGCCATCTTGTTCACGCTATCGCTGATCCTGGCCAATGCGATCAGTATCAATGTGCGCGAGCGGCGAATGGAGGTGGCCGTGTTCAAAGTGCTTGGCTTCCGGCCGGGGCACATCCTGGCGCTGGTGATCGGCGAGGCGGTGACGATCGGCGCGCTTTCGGGCTTGACGAGTGCCGCCGCGACTTACTTTGTAATCAATAAGGGGCTCGGCGGGCTGAAATTCCCGATCGCCTTTTTCCCAGCGTTTCTCATCCCGATCGAAGCGATCTGGTGGGGTTTGGCGATCGGGGCGTTCACGTCGCTAGCCGGTAGCATCCTGCCCGCCTGGACGGCTTGTCGGATCAGAGTGTCGGAGGTGTTTGCGAGAGTGGCGTGA
- a CDS encoding ABC transporter permease, with translation MNIAPLALAPLDLTPAVYMRVAGFIGICAVWLIAGKIPFKYNLRNLAVRWRTTLLTALAFTLVVALLVVMLAFVNGMTQLTEQSGQPGNVIVLSDGVTDELMSNLGYADSADVALQRGVLRDERNRPLASREVYLVVNQPIAHKAPETIPPPSESATNARGLPQLVEAAEKKGSVLLAANTNERELSPFVEPSKKSGTSTVVKQSNADAVAKMLSQSGAGKRRFVQVRGLEDPTMAAKVHGLALFPGGRWISDSGVVRLRPPGADHDEVAFEAVLGEGVAGELGKDRGKEQLQVGDLFDLGPRKWIVVGIMRSSGSTFGSEVWAKAALVGPEFGKPNLFTSIVLRTADAAAAERLATDMKNYKKAALQAMTETEYFSKLSATNKQFLVAIIFVTVVMSVGGVFGVMNTMFAAIAQRTRDIGVLRLMGFARWQILSSFFIESMAIAIVGGLAGCALGSLVDGWTATSVVSGGQGGGGKFVVLQLMVTTDTLGLGMLVTLLMGGLGGFLPALSAVRLTPLETLR, from the coding sequence ATGAATATCGCCCCCCTTGCGTTAGCACCGCTCGACCTCACCCCCGCAGTCTATATGCGCGTGGCGGGGTTCATCGGCATCTGCGCGGTCTGGCTAATCGCGGGCAAGATCCCCTTCAAATACAACCTCCGCAATCTGGCCGTGCGCTGGCGGACGACGCTCCTCACGGCGCTGGCCTTCACGCTGGTCGTCGCCCTGCTGGTCGTTATGCTGGCCTTCGTCAACGGCATGACCCAATTGACCGAGCAAAGCGGCCAGCCGGGTAATGTGATCGTGCTGTCCGACGGCGTGACCGACGAGCTGATGAGCAATTTGGGGTACGCCGATTCCGCCGATGTGGCGCTCCAGCGGGGCGTGCTTCGCGACGAGCGGAATCGGCCGCTGGCCAGCCGCGAAGTGTATCTCGTCGTCAATCAGCCGATCGCGCATAAAGCTCCAGAGACAATCCCGCCGCCGAGCGAAAGCGCGACCAACGCGCGGGGACTGCCGCAGTTGGTGGAAGCCGCCGAGAAGAAAGGATCGGTGCTCCTCGCCGCGAACACAAACGAACGGGAACTCTCGCCGTTTGTGGAACCCTCGAAAAAGAGCGGGACTTCCACTGTCGTTAAGCAGTCTAATGCAGACGCAGTCGCCAAGATGCTCTCACAATCCGGCGCGGGGAAGCGGCGGTTCGTGCAGGTCCGCGGCCTGGAAGACCCGACGATGGCGGCAAAGGTTCACGGTCTCGCCCTCTTCCCTGGCGGTCGGTGGATTTCCGATTCGGGCGTGGTGCGGTTGCGGCCTCCCGGCGCCGACCACGATGAGGTTGCCTTCGAGGCGGTGCTCGGCGAAGGAGTCGCCGGCGAATTGGGCAAAGACCGCGGCAAGGAACAGCTCCAGGTCGGCGATCTGTTCGATCTCGGCCCGCGGAAATGGATCGTCGTTGGGATCATGCGCTCGTCCGGCTCTACGTTCGGCTCGGAAGTCTGGGCGAAAGCCGCGCTCGTTGGCCCCGAATTCGGCAAGCCGAACCTGTTCACTTCGATCGTGCTCCGCACCGCCGACGCGGCCGCCGCCGAACGGCTGGCCACGGACATGAAGAACTATAAGAAGGCCGCCCTGCAAGCGATGACCGAGACCGAATACTTCTCGAAGCTCTCGGCCACGAACAAGCAGTTTCTCGTGGCGATCATCTTCGTCACCGTGGTCATGTCGGTCGGCGGGGTGTTCGGCGTGATGAATACGATGTTCGCCGCGATCGCCCAACGCACCCGCGATATCGGAGTTCTACGGTTGATGGGCTTCGCCCGCTGGCAGATTCTCTCGTCGTTCTTCATCGAATCGATGGCGATCGCGATCGTGGGCGGCTTGGCGGGCTGTGCGCTCGGTTCGTTGGTCGACGGCTGGACGGCCACGAGCGTCGTCAGCGGCGGCCAAGGCGGCGGCGGCAAATTCGTCGTACTGCAGCTCATGGTCACGACCGACACTTTGGGCCTCGGCATGCTCGTCACACTCTTGATGGGCGGCCTCGGCGGATTTCTCCCCGCCCTCTCCGCCGTGCGGCTGACGCCGCTGGAGACGCTGCGGTGA
- a CDS encoding type II toxin-antitoxin system RelE/ParE family toxin: MILRILAEAEAEIDAARRYLNEQSPDLGGRFLDDLTQRLNDIATAPIRFAKLETLPDNQPYRRALLKAFRYAVVYEVLPDEIVVTAVAHASREPNYWLGRR; the protein is encoded by the coding sequence ATGATCCTCCGCATCCTCGCGGAAGCGGAAGCGGAAATCGATGCCGCTCGTCGCTATTTGAACGAGCAGTCGCCCGATTTGGGTGGGCGCTTTCTCGATGATCTGACGCAGCGGCTGAATGACATCGCTACTGCTCCAATTCGGTTCGCCAAGCTCGAAACATTGCCTGACAATCAACCTTACCGCCGTGCATTGCTCAAAGCGTTTCGCTACGCGGTCGTGTACGAAGTCCTCCCGGACGAAATCGTGGTCACGGCCGTCGCCCATGCCAGCCGCGAGCCCAATTATTGGCTCGGCCGCCGCTGA
- a CDS encoding addiction module protein, translated as MTLREHVLHEALALPPEDRAFVVAALERSLEPPTADDIPDAVGATSPDAVSGDEFLRELQRRSEAYRIGATTARPGADVLADQRRKQAGEAAK; from the coding sequence ATGACGTTACGCGAACACGTATTGCACGAGGCTCTCGCCTTGCCGCCGGAGGATCGGGCTTTCGTGGTGGCCGCACTGGAGCGGAGTCTCGAACCGCCAACCGCGGACGATATTCCGGATGCCGTTGGGGCGACCAGCCCGGACGCAGTTTCCGGCGATGAATTCTTACGCGAATTACAGCGTCGTTCTGAGGCGTACCGGATTGGGGCGACGACGGCCCGACCTGGGGCTGACGTACTCGCGGACCAACGGCGAAAGCAAGCGGGCGAGGCGGCGAAATGA
- a CDS encoding ATP-binding protein, whose translation MASDYSIVRQDRFIEATRDSGYKGTDSALSELIDNSIQAGATAVTINMLTAEPEPTGIGRPAMPRVVEVAIGDNGRGMSVETLRRALRFGDSSRFNDRTSLGRFGMGLPNASVSQCTRVEVYSWRRGCKPIWTYVDVDEISKGKMTEVPEPREAAIPPAYAALFDSPSGTVVIWKKPDRLDHDQRCETLIRHLRPSLGRIFRYFLIQDFELTINGAQIGPFDPLYLLPQARLDGDLLATKHGDTLTFDVPIPGQPGQISAVEVTISLLPEEWQVRFGPGKTKDQKEALRLRQIETTAGFSVVRANREIDLIHSPYHARHWKDRWYRVEIRFEPELDEVFGVTHTKQHARIVRGSPLFNQMETAIKANVNTLLDIIEHRKPTRRLADPTPAEELVKRIEPRLKPLEGIEDKPSGKIRDEINAFIQERVAAGATGDVADQLDRRLSQFPVIVELEQLPGAPVYRIKVVGRTIVVMLNTAHPFYERVYQRLEEQSNVGKTGVDLLLMSLARSEVGGSDEAREWYDAQRQNWSQNLKLFTLQLPEFEREANGSGDDK comes from the coding sequence ATGGCGTCGGATTATTCCATCGTGAGGCAGGATCGGTTCATAGAAGCGACGCGTGATAGTGGCTACAAGGGTACCGACAGTGCCCTGTCGGAGTTGATCGACAACTCCATTCAGGCCGGAGCAACCGCCGTTACAATCAATATGCTGACCGCCGAACCGGAGCCGACCGGAATTGGCCGACCGGCCATGCCGCGCGTGGTCGAGGTGGCAATCGGAGACAACGGTCGCGGAATGAGCGTGGAAACGCTTCGTCGGGCGCTTCGCTTCGGCGACAGTTCCCGCTTCAATGACCGGACGAGCTTGGGACGCTTCGGCATGGGCTTACCCAACGCAAGCGTGAGCCAATGCACGCGAGTTGAAGTTTACTCGTGGCGGCGCGGGTGCAAGCCAATATGGACCTATGTTGATGTTGATGAAATCTCGAAAGGCAAAATGACGGAGGTCCCTGAGCCTCGTGAGGCGGCGATTCCGCCAGCTTATGCCGCATTGTTCGACTCTCCGTCGGGCACGGTTGTGATCTGGAAGAAACCCGACCGTCTCGACCATGACCAAAGATGTGAGACCTTGATACGCCATCTCCGGCCCTCGCTTGGGCGTATATTTCGGTACTTCTTAATTCAGGATTTTGAGCTCACAATCAACGGTGCTCAGATCGGGCCGTTTGATCCACTCTATCTGCTTCCCCAAGCGCGACTCGATGGCGATCTGCTGGCGACAAAGCATGGTGACACGCTTACGTTCGATGTCCCGATTCCCGGACAACCGGGGCAGATCTCGGCGGTCGAAGTCACGATCTCACTTCTGCCGGAAGAATGGCAGGTTAGATTTGGGCCTGGAAAGACCAAAGATCAGAAGGAGGCGCTTAGGCTTCGTCAGATCGAGACAACGGCAGGGTTTAGCGTCGTGCGCGCAAATCGTGAGATCGATTTGATTCACAGCCCATACCATGCGCGCCACTGGAAGGACCGCTGGTATCGAGTGGAAATACGCTTTGAGCCAGAATTGGACGAGGTATTCGGTGTTACCCATACAAAGCAACATGCTCGAATCGTGCGCGGTTCACCGCTCTTTAATCAAATGGAGACAGCGATTAAGGCCAATGTCAACACGCTCCTGGACATCATCGAGCATCGAAAGCCAACAAGACGTTTGGCCGATCCTACGCCAGCGGAGGAGTTGGTCAAGCGAATCGAGCCGCGTTTGAAGCCGTTGGAGGGCATTGAGGATAAACCAAGCGGGAAGATTCGTGACGAGATTAACGCGTTCATCCAAGAGCGGGTGGCAGCCGGTGCGACCGGCGACGTCGCGGACCAACTTGACCGGCGACTCTCGCAGTTCCCCGTGATTGTAGAACTCGAACAATTGCCCGGGGCACCGGTCTACCGGATTAAGGTGGTCGGCCGCACGATTGTCGTGATGCTGAATACGGCGCATCCATTTTATGAGCGCGTCTATCAGCGCCTTGAAGAGCAGTCCAATGTCGGCAAGACCGGAGTTGACCTCCTGCTCATGTCACTCGCCCGTAGCGAGGTCGGCGGCTCGGACGAAGCTCGCGAATGGTACGATGCGCAACGGCAGAATTGGAGTCAAAACCTTAAGTTGTTTACCTTGCAGCTTCCAGAATTCGAACGTGAAGCGAATGGGAGCGGCGATGACAAGTAA